GGGCAGGCATGTCTGGATATGATTATGAGTACTCCTGTGGAAATTGCCGTGATAGACGATCGTCTCCAGGATATGCAGGCAGTGGATCTAATCAGAAATATCAAATCCACAGTGCCAGATATAATCATCATCCTGGGCGCCTATAAACATTCTATTCAGCGGGAAATAGAGGTCAGGGGAACTGGGGCCTTCTACTGTGTCATCGGTCCCGGCGAATACGATACCCTCTACCAGTTTTTGCTACAGGCTACCGCGTTAGAAAGCAGACACCTTTTAAGTAAACATAGACGAAGGAGGTGATATCGCGTTTAACACAGCTACAATAGTCGCGATGGATGCTGATTTATCCTAATTACACCACAGTCGAGAGGAGGCGTTTATGATTCGATTTCGA
The Gemmatimonadota bacterium genome window above contains:
- a CDS encoding response regulator, with the translated sequence MDRRILIVSEDPQLAWDVKNLLSGEPVEQTQVRSGQACLDMIMSTPVEIAVIDDRLQDMQAVDLIRNIKSTVPDIIIILGAYKHSIQREIEVRGTGAFYCVIGPGEYDTLYQFLLQATALESRHLLSKHRRRR